A window of Phyllopteryx taeniolatus isolate TA_2022b unplaced genomic scaffold, UOR_Ptae_1.2 contig_27, whole genome shotgun sequence contains these coding sequences:
- the LOC133473512 gene encoding uncharacterized protein LOC133473512 isoform X1, with translation MCRKTTPKDQMIYNREIGQTYYKLVPGTIHPPSRPSHPPPAPNSTISSAKRRQRNTGPEENCPYIKKPPNAFMILMRSQRPVVKAKIFHKDSVTENKCLHLSLCRRPRRVQWGSTQPSCPFANCGTQTGGSVWSLDVGAEVDLTSALFEQLKELEAVEQPGVLLPRHVPQRGHDGERECLHLSSLCRGPRLSPTSSMRGKTRT, from the exons AATAGGACAGACCTATTACAAGCTGGTACCTGGCACAATTCATCCTCCTTCTCGTCCTTCTCATCCACCTCCTGCACCAAATTCAACAATCTCCTCCGCAAA AAGGAGACAGAGGAATACAGGGCCTGAGGAGAACTGCCCGTATATTAAGAAGCCCCCGAACGCCTTCATGATATTGATGAGGAGCCAGCGGCCTGTCGTCAAGGCGAAAATATTTCATAAAGACAGCGTGACTGAAAATAAG TGCCTGCACCTAAGCTTGTGCCGCAGGCCCAGGCGCGTTCAATGGGGCTCGACGCAGCCCTCGTGTCCATTTGCAAATTGTGGGACACAGACTGGGGGCTCAGTATGGAGCCTGGATGTGGGGGCCGAGGTGGACCTGACCTCCGCCTTGTTTGAGCAGCTGAAGGAATTGGAGGCAGTAGAGCAGCCAGGCGTCCTCCTCCCCAGGCATGTGCCGCAAAGGGGACATGACGGGGAGAGAGAG TGTCTGCACCTGAGCTCACTCTGCCGGGGCCCACGCCTTTCACCAACATCCAGCATGAGGGGCAAAACGCGGACCTGA
- the LOC133473512 gene encoding uncharacterized protein LOC133473512 isoform X6, whose amino-acid sequence MRRKPRTPLRIGQTYYKLVPGTIHPPSRPSHPPPAPNSTISSAKRQRNTGPEENCPYIKKPPNAFMILMRSQRPVVKAKIFHKDSVTENKCLHLSLCRRPRRVQWGSTQPSCPFANCGTQTGGSVWSLDVGAEVDLTSALFEQLKELEAVEQPGVLLPRHVPQRGHDGERECLHLSSLCRGPRLSPTSSMRGKTRT is encoded by the exons atgcgccgaaaaccgcggacgccgctccg AATAGGACAGACCTATTACAAGCTGGTACCTGGCACAATTCATCCTCCTTCTCGTCCTTCTCATCCACCTCCTGCACCAAATTCAACAATCTCCTCCGCAAA GAGACAGAGGAATACAGGGCCTGAGGAGAACTGCCCGTATATTAAGAAGCCCCCGAACGCCTTCATGATATTGATGAGGAGCCAGCGGCCTGTCGTCAAGGCGAAAATATTTCATAAAGACAGCGTGACTGAAAATAAG TGCCTGCACCTAAGCTTGTGCCGCAGGCCCAGGCGCGTTCAATGGGGCTCGACGCAGCCCTCGTGTCCATTTGCAAATTGTGGGACACAGACTGGGGGCTCAGTATGGAGCCTGGATGTGGGGGCCGAGGTGGACCTGACCTCCGCCTTGTTTGAGCAGCTGAAGGAATTGGAGGCAGTAGAGCAGCCAGGCGTCCTCCTCCCCAGGCATGTGCCGCAAAGGGGACATGACGGGGAGAGAGAG TGTCTGCACCTGAGCTCACTCTGCCGGGGCCCACGCCTTTCACCAACATCCAGCATGAGGGGCAAAACGCGGACCTGA
- the LOC133473512 gene encoding uncharacterized protein LOC133473512 isoform X2, with protein MCRKTTPKDQMIYNREIGQTYYKLVPGTIHPPSRPSHPPPAPNSTISSAKRQRNTGPEENCPYIKKPPNAFMILMRSQRPVVKAKIFHKDSVTENKCLHLSLCRRPRRVQWGSTQPSCPFANCGTQTGGSVWSLDVGAEVDLTSALFEQLKELEAVEQPGVLLPRHVPQRGHDGERECLHLSSLCRGPRLSPTSSMRGKTRT; from the exons AATAGGACAGACCTATTACAAGCTGGTACCTGGCACAATTCATCCTCCTTCTCGTCCTTCTCATCCACCTCCTGCACCAAATTCAACAATCTCCTCCGCAAA GAGACAGAGGAATACAGGGCCTGAGGAGAACTGCCCGTATATTAAGAAGCCCCCGAACGCCTTCATGATATTGATGAGGAGCCAGCGGCCTGTCGTCAAGGCGAAAATATTTCATAAAGACAGCGTGACTGAAAATAAG TGCCTGCACCTAAGCTTGTGCCGCAGGCCCAGGCGCGTTCAATGGGGCTCGACGCAGCCCTCGTGTCCATTTGCAAATTGTGGGACACAGACTGGGGGCTCAGTATGGAGCCTGGATGTGGGGGCCGAGGTGGACCTGACCTCCGCCTTGTTTGAGCAGCTGAAGGAATTGGAGGCAGTAGAGCAGCCAGGCGTCCTCCTCCCCAGGCATGTGCCGCAAAGGGGACATGACGGGGAGAGAGAG TGTCTGCACCTGAGCTCACTCTGCCGGGGCCCACGCCTTTCACCAACATCCAGCATGAGGGGCAAAACGCGGACCTGA
- the LOC133473517 gene encoding endoribonuclease ZC3H12A-like, producing the protein MEPAGCTPCPGKPDPSLTPQHLEVDRDVFHELGYSTAQVTAVLKKYGPNTDRNKVLGELVQIRAHRAKQGSVTTESVLVTKNDMQSTELAVRLPLASQSKEKDSDDDDALRPVVIDGSNVAMR; encoded by the coding sequence ATGGAGCCCGCTGGGTGTACGCCTTGTCCAGGCAAGCCTGACCCCTCTCTGACCCCCCAGCACCTTGAGGTCGATCGGGACGTCTTCCACGAGCTGGGATACTCCACGGCCCAGGTCACAGCTGTGCTCAAGAAGTACGGCCCCAACACAGACAGAAATAAAGTTCTCGGAGAGCTGGTTCAGATTAGAGCTCACAGGGCCAAGCAGGGGTCCGTGACCACCGAGTCGGTGCTGGTTACCAAAAATGACATGCAGTCCACAGAGCTTGCCGTGAGGTTGCCGCTTGCTTCTCAAAGCAAAGAGAAGGACAGCGATGATGACGACGCTCTGAGGCCCGTTGTCATAGATGGGAGTAATGTAGCCATGAGGTGA
- the LOC133473512 gene encoding uncharacterized protein LOC133473512 isoform X3 yields MCRKTTPKDQMIYNRQTYYKLVPGTIHPPSRPSHPPPAPNSTISSAKRRQRNTGPEENCPYIKKPPNAFMILMRSQRPVVKAKIFHKDSVTENKCLHLSLCRRPRRVQWGSTQPSCPFANCGTQTGGSVWSLDVGAEVDLTSALFEQLKELEAVEQPGVLLPRHVPQRGHDGERECLHLSSLCRGPRLSPTSSMRGKTRT; encoded by the exons GACAGACCTATTACAAGCTGGTACCTGGCACAATTCATCCTCCTTCTCGTCCTTCTCATCCACCTCCTGCACCAAATTCAACAATCTCCTCCGCAAA AAGGAGACAGAGGAATACAGGGCCTGAGGAGAACTGCCCGTATATTAAGAAGCCCCCGAACGCCTTCATGATATTGATGAGGAGCCAGCGGCCTGTCGTCAAGGCGAAAATATTTCATAAAGACAGCGTGACTGAAAATAAG TGCCTGCACCTAAGCTTGTGCCGCAGGCCCAGGCGCGTTCAATGGGGCTCGACGCAGCCCTCGTGTCCATTTGCAAATTGTGGGACACAGACTGGGGGCTCAGTATGGAGCCTGGATGTGGGGGCCGAGGTGGACCTGACCTCCGCCTTGTTTGAGCAGCTGAAGGAATTGGAGGCAGTAGAGCAGCCAGGCGTCCTCCTCCCCAGGCATGTGCCGCAAAGGGGACATGACGGGGAGAGAGAG TGTCTGCACCTGAGCTCACTCTGCCGGGGCCCACGCCTTTCACCAACATCCAGCATGAGGGGCAAAACGCGGACCTGA
- the LOC133473512 gene encoding uncharacterized protein LOC133473512 isoform X4 yields the protein MCRKTTPKDQMIYNRQTYYKLVPGTIHPPSRPSHPPPAPNSTISSAKRQRNTGPEENCPYIKKPPNAFMILMRSQRPVVKAKIFHKDSVTENKCLHLSLCRRPRRVQWGSTQPSCPFANCGTQTGGSVWSLDVGAEVDLTSALFEQLKELEAVEQPGVLLPRHVPQRGHDGERECLHLSSLCRGPRLSPTSSMRGKTRT from the exons GACAGACCTATTACAAGCTGGTACCTGGCACAATTCATCCTCCTTCTCGTCCTTCTCATCCACCTCCTGCACCAAATTCAACAATCTCCTCCGCAAA GAGACAGAGGAATACAGGGCCTGAGGAGAACTGCCCGTATATTAAGAAGCCCCCGAACGCCTTCATGATATTGATGAGGAGCCAGCGGCCTGTCGTCAAGGCGAAAATATTTCATAAAGACAGCGTGACTGAAAATAAG TGCCTGCACCTAAGCTTGTGCCGCAGGCCCAGGCGCGTTCAATGGGGCTCGACGCAGCCCTCGTGTCCATTTGCAAATTGTGGGACACAGACTGGGGGCTCAGTATGGAGCCTGGATGTGGGGGCCGAGGTGGACCTGACCTCCGCCTTGTTTGAGCAGCTGAAGGAATTGGAGGCAGTAGAGCAGCCAGGCGTCCTCCTCCCCAGGCATGTGCCGCAAAGGGGACATGACGGGGAGAGAGAG TGTCTGCACCTGAGCTCACTCTGCCGGGGCCCACGCCTTTCACCAACATCCAGCATGAGGGGCAAAACGCGGACCTGA
- the LOC133473512 gene encoding uncharacterized protein LOC133473512 isoform X5 produces the protein MRRKPRTPLRIGQTYYKLVPGTIHPPSRPSHPPPAPNSTISSAKRRQRNTGPEENCPYIKKPPNAFMILMRSQRPVVKAKIFHKDSVTENKCLHLSLCRRPRRVQWGSTQPSCPFANCGTQTGGSVWSLDVGAEVDLTSALFEQLKELEAVEQPGVLLPRHVPQRGHDGERECLHLSSLCRGPRLSPTSSMRGKTRT, from the exons atgcgccgaaaaccgcggacgccgctccg AATAGGACAGACCTATTACAAGCTGGTACCTGGCACAATTCATCCTCCTTCTCGTCCTTCTCATCCACCTCCTGCACCAAATTCAACAATCTCCTCCGCAAA AAGGAGACAGAGGAATACAGGGCCTGAGGAGAACTGCCCGTATATTAAGAAGCCCCCGAACGCCTTCATGATATTGATGAGGAGCCAGCGGCCTGTCGTCAAGGCGAAAATATTTCATAAAGACAGCGTGACTGAAAATAAG TGCCTGCACCTAAGCTTGTGCCGCAGGCCCAGGCGCGTTCAATGGGGCTCGACGCAGCCCTCGTGTCCATTTGCAAATTGTGGGACACAGACTGGGGGCTCAGTATGGAGCCTGGATGTGGGGGCCGAGGTGGACCTGACCTCCGCCTTGTTTGAGCAGCTGAAGGAATTGGAGGCAGTAGAGCAGCCAGGCGTCCTCCTCCCCAGGCATGTGCCGCAAAGGGGACATGACGGGGAGAGAGAG TGTCTGCACCTGAGCTCACTCTGCCGGGGCCCACGCCTTTCACCAACATCCAGCATGAGGGGCAAAACGCGGACCTGA